The Methanocaldococcus jannaschii DSM 2661 genome has a segment encoding these proteins:
- a CDS encoding UPF0179 family protein translates to MSKESKITLIGSKLAKTGGEFIYLGEIEECKNCKFKRLCHGNLEVGRKYKIVSVRSANHPCIVHEGGVKVVEVVLADLTIMIESKKALEGVVLNHEPITCDNFDCEYYSFCNSEGIKEGEKYKIKQVLNEKINCPFGNSLKKVIVELVENK, encoded by the coding sequence ATGAGCAAAGAGAGCAAAATAACTCTAATTGGTAGTAAATTAGCAAAGACGGGAGGAGAGTTTATATACTTAGGCGAGATTGAAGAGTGTAAAAATTGCAAGTTTAAAAGACTATGCCATGGAAATTTGGAAGTAGGAAGGAAATATAAGATAGTCTCAGTTAGGTCAGCAAATCATCCTTGTATAGTTCATGAGGGAGGAGTTAAGGTTGTTGAAGTAGTGTTAGCTGATTTGACAATTATGATTGAGTCAAAAAAGGCACTTGAAGGAGTTGTTTTAAATCATGAACCAATAACTTGTGATAACTTTGATTGCGAGTATTATAGTTTTTGCAATTCCGAGGGAATAAAAGAAGGGGAAAAATACAAAATAAAACAGGTTTTAAATGAGAAAATAAACTGTCCATTTGGAAACTCATTAAAAAAAGTTATAGTTGAGTTAGTTGAAAATAAATAA
- a CDS encoding FIST N-terminal domain-containing protein, producing MIYIHKKIKNPIKDGIEIGEEIKRNVGRASLIIFITSILERDKLKQVFDGMKQHIPLDNLIGCSTGGTFSGKDYIKEDGVLILAFDEYYKSAISCEKVDREAEYVGKKIADKIKTCIRDKYPKLDIDDNFLGFVFFDWNVDSEQEILDVLGRELTIPIIGGTAADDGSFDKFFQIYKGEVVKDCCVFGVVGGKLKFDLIYGHGYEPTDIYARVTKAEGKVVYELDGKPAYQRYLEMLSEYTKLPMDIIKKYFYRDLRRLDFYLVHPLGFMDINGNYITAFLERVEENTLVFRRDILEGSFLVLMKTDIEKQVKSIVDELKKAEDFENPLIFINECYGREVLKNSMFREFEEDILKYFLNFYKAGKKVEEYVIEDNCIGWLSYGETIAKDLIRFHNNLSFTGVIFELSQSSNINWREELKNFNFEDDEIEVIVNLINKQLTAKELLQLTNLSQTKLYHILNKLEKEGIIKSVSGKPKLYYIDNIKEILQKTHEKIEHENMVKKIKRKKLLRLL from the coding sequence ATGATATACATTCACAAAAAAATAAAAAATCCTATAAAAGATGGAATTGAAATTGGAGAAGAAATAAAAAGAAATGTGGGAAGAGCATCTTTAATAATATTTATAACGTCAATATTAGAGAGAGATAAACTAAAACAGGTATTTGATGGAATGAAACAACATATTCCATTGGATAATCTCATTGGATGTTCTACAGGAGGAACATTTAGCGGAAAAGATTACATAAAAGAAGATGGGGTTTTAATATTAGCTTTTGATGAGTATTACAAAAGTGCAATATCTTGTGAAAAAGTAGATAGGGAGGCTGAATATGTAGGTAAGAAGATAGCCGATAAAATAAAAACCTGTATCAGAGATAAATATCCAAAATTGGATATAGATGATAATTTTTTAGGATTCGTGTTTTTTGATTGGAATGTAGATAGTGAGCAGGAGATATTAGATGTTTTAGGGAGAGAACTTACAATCCCAATTATCGGAGGGACTGCTGCAGATGATGGTTCATTTGATAAGTTTTTCCAAATTTACAAAGGGGAGGTTGTTAAAGATTGCTGTGTATTTGGAGTTGTTGGAGGAAAATTAAAGTTCGATTTAATTTATGGACATGGATATGAGCCAACAGATATATATGCAAGGGTTACTAAAGCTGAGGGGAAAGTAGTTTATGAATTAGATGGAAAGCCAGCTTATCAAAGATATTTAGAGATGCTCTCAGAATATACAAAACTACCAATGGATATTATTAAAAAATATTTCTACAGAGATTTAAGGCGTTTAGATTTTTACTTAGTGCATCCTCTTGGATTTATGGACATTAATGGGAATTATATCACTGCTTTCTTGGAAAGAGTTGAAGAAAATACTTTAGTATTTAGGAGGGATATATTAGAAGGAAGTTTCCTTGTATTAATGAAAACGGATATTGAAAAGCAGGTAAAATCAATTGTTGATGAACTAAAAAAGGCTGAAGATTTTGAAAATCCACTAATATTTATAAATGAATGTTATGGAAGAGAAGTGCTAAAAAACTCAATGTTTAGGGAGTTTGAAGAAGATATTCTTAAATATTTCCTAAATTTCTATAAAGCAGGTAAAAAAGTTGAAGAGTATGTTATAGAGGACAATTGCATTGGCTGGCTAAGTTATGGCGAAACCATAGCAAAGGACTTAATAAGATTCCACAATAATTTATCATTTACTGGAGTTATATTTGAATTATCGCAAAGTAGTAATATAAACTGGAGAGAAGAGTTAAAAAATTTCAATTTTGAAGATGATGAGATAGAAGTAATTGTTAATCTAATTAATAAACAGCTAACAGCTAAAGAGTTATTGCAATTAACGAACTTGTCTCAAACTAAGCTTTACCACATACTAAACAAATTAGAGAAAGAGGGGATTATAAAGTCTGTAAGTGGGAAACCAAAGTTATATTATATTGATAACATAAAGGAGATTTTACAAAAAACTCATGAAAAAATAGAGCATGAAAACATGGTTAAGAAAATTAAAAGGAAAAAGTTATTAAGATTACTTTAA
- a CDS encoding transposase yields MTDGKYLMLLFINPANQHDKDILEENYKEIIRDFKNCVIIGDKGYIDKGLQNLFKLGGVYFIPIKRKNMIKPNEEAKKYKELNKLRKAIETNLSKLAESFPRHIRAVSKKGLSAKLLLFTIAYNIQHKRINK; encoded by the coding sequence ATTACCGATGGGAAGTATTTAATGTTACTGTTTATAAATCCAGCAAATCAGCACGATAAGGATATTTTAGAGGAAAATTATAAAGAAATCATTAGGGACTTCAAAAACTGTGTAATAATCGGAGATAAGGGCTATATTGATAAAGGTCTCCAAAATCTATTTAAACTCGGAGGCGTTTATTTCATCCCAATAAAAAGAAAAAACATGATAAAACCGAATGAAGAAGCTAAAAAATATAAAGAGCTGAATAAATTAAGAAAGGCAATCGAAACAAACTTATCCAAATTGGCAGAGTCATTCCCAAGGCACATCCGAGCTGTAAGCAAGAAAGGTTTAAGTGCTAAGCTTTTACTCTTCACAATCGCTTACAACATACAACATAAAAGAATCAATAAATGA
- a CDS encoding toprim domain-containing protein has protein sequence MRRDEYFEKLLEVIEELKIEAEEKPIIVEGKRDVESLEKLGVEGTFIIIAKTPIYLIADELVRKRVKEVILLTDFDRRGRMLAKAIIEEFRHRGIKVNTKIRHEIFIYTNSGIRDIESLFSYVNKRLF, from the coding sequence ATGAGAAGGGATGAATACTTTGAAAAATTATTAGAAGTTATTGAGGAGTTAAAGATTGAAGCAGAGGAAAAACCAATTATTGTTGAAGGAAAGAGAGATGTTGAAAGCTTAGAGAAGTTAGGAGTTGAAGGAACTTTTATTATAATAGCTAAAACTCCTATTTATTTAATAGCTGATGAACTTGTAAGGAAAAGAGTTAAAGAAGTTATTCTATTAACTGACTTTGATAGAAGAGGCAGAATGTTGGCTAAAGCCATAATAGAGGAGTTTAGACATAGAGGAATTAAAGTAAATACAAAAATTAGGCATGAGATATTTATCTATACAAATAGTGGTATTAGAGATATTGAAAGCCTATTCTCATATGTGAATAAACGATTATTCTGA
- a CDS encoding ABC-ATPase domain-containing protein has translation MFVDEVINNLKGNEFLNTTLLTKSNKNKLYYAVKQPDGNIKVVLPFVFENKNFLKLSEYKDGIEGATQRVIEEIKQEIIKKKRFLPLAGYFGRIYKALYEPLTVVNCNLNLGYDLWKVDKYNYIEGDKIYLMLRMIFKEKDSKEIVKQINELCNDLDKFIKKIPIDLLIDEAKNIINQKYLRDKLDELGLVCFIANNSKPARKYTEVRRHYRIAGPKDVNIPFECPEELEPIEIELKYGKKVKGLGIKKKEIFIITGRNAQGKTTLLQAIDSGRDDHLIGDGREFIITTKSLSKASTGSMEMSGQDISLFFQKLPPGIKGSPKAVYGTASGSMYMAYQIQRAIKNKTKLILIDEDNSAVNLLVSGVLSKWFEGVKSLAEIIMEDREKLGDSSFIIVTSSLDLLTALGDRAIYLEDHKAKYLDLTYFREELGRYYLELASKFIGVKIRE, from the coding sequence ATGTTTGTAGATGAGGTTATAAACAATTTAAAAGGAAATGAATTTCTAAACACCACTCTTTTAACTAAAAGTAATAAAAATAAGCTATATTATGCAGTAAAACAGCCAGATGGTAATATAAAAGTAGTTCTTCCCTTTGTTTTTGAAAATAAAAATTTTTTAAAACTTTCTGAATATAAGGATGGAATAGAAGGAGCTACACAAAGAGTTATTGAAGAGATAAAGCAGGAAATAATTAAGAAAAAGAGATTTCTTCCTTTAGCTGGATATTTTGGTAGAATATATAAAGCTCTTTATGAACCTTTAACAGTAGTCAATTGTAATTTAAATTTGGGTTATGACTTGTGGAAAGTTGATAAATACAACTACATCGAAGGAGATAAAATTTATTTAATGCTTAGAATGATTTTTAAAGAAAAAGACAGTAAAGAAATTGTTAAACAAATCAATGAACTTTGTAATGACTTAGATAAGTTCATTAAAAAAATTCCAATTGATTTATTAATTGATGAAGCTAAAAATATAATAAATCAAAAATACCTTAGGGACAAGTTGGATGAGCTTGGTTTAGTTTGCTTTATAGCAAATAATTCAAAGCCGGCAAGGAAATACACTGAAGTTAGAAGGCATTATAGGATAGCAGGGCCTAAAGATGTAAATATTCCTTTTGAATGTCCAGAAGAACTTGAACCTATAGAGATAGAGCTTAAATATGGTAAAAAAGTTAAAGGATTAGGGATAAAAAAGAAGGAGATATTTATAATAACCGGAAGAAATGCTCAGGGAAAAACAACCCTTCTGCAGGCAATAGATAGTGGGAGAGACGACCATTTAATTGGAGATGGGAGGGAATTTATAATAACCACTAAAAGTTTATCTAAGGCATCAACTGGGAGTATGGAAATGAGTGGGCAGGATATAAGCCTATTTTTCCAAAAACTCCCTCCAGGAATTAAAGGAAGCCCTAAAGCAGTTTATGGAACTGCCTCTGGCTCAATGTATATGGCTTATCAGATACAAAGAGCTATAAAAAATAAAACTAAGCTTATTTTAATAGATGAGGATAATTCAGCGGTTAATTTATTAGTTAGTGGTGTCTTAAGTAAGTGGTTTGAAGGAGTTAAATCGTTGGCTGAGATAATTATGGAAGATAGAGAAAAATTAGGAGATAGCTCTTTTATTATAGTTACAAGTTCGTTGGATTTATTAACTGCTTTGGGAGATAGGGCTATTTACTTAGAAGACCATAAAGCTAAATATCTTGACTTAACTTATTTTAGGGAGGAGTTGGGGAGATATTATTTAGAGTTGGCATCTAAGTTTATTGGAGTAAAAATACGGGAATGA
- the rqcH gene encoding ribosome rescue protein RqcH: MKSEITNVDVCCVVDELQNLINGRLDKAFLIDNEQNRELILKIHVPEGGSRELVISIGKYKYITLTNYEREKPKLPPSFAMLLRKYLKNAKLIKIEQVNFDRVVIFHFETRDGIYKLVAELFGDGNIIFLNNEDTIIAPLRVERWSTRNIVPKEKYKFPPQKPLNPYNLEFSIAYEVFKDYFLNNKGVECVRLISRVFGIGGLYAEEICERAEIDKKKRDLSEEEIKKLFEASKNLFDEIFNNRKPQIVLKDNEYFDVVPIDLKKYKGLEKKYYNSFLEAVDDYFAKFLTKVVVKKEKSKIEKEIERQENILRRQLETLKKYKEDAEKNQIKGDLIYANYQIVEELLNAIRQAREKMDWARIKKIIRENKEHPILGLIENINENIGEIIIRLKSEVDDKVIEERVSLDIRKNAFENAESYYEKAKKLRNKIEGIENAIELTKKKIEELKKKGEEELKEKESMQMKKKIRKERKWYEKFKWTVINGFLVIAGKDAITNEIIIKKYTDKDDIVFHADIQGAPFTVIKTQGKEVDEETLEEVAKFSVSHSRAWKLGYGAIDTYWVKPEQISKTAESGEYLKRGAFVIRGERHYYRNTPLELGVGVIEYDGDVKITTAPPKTLQKSFIKWVLLKPSNKEKGKVVKELKEIFKDYGIDDEDILRVLPPGGCEIVKK; encoded by the coding sequence ATGAAGAGTGAGATAACTAATGTTGATGTGTGCTGTGTTGTGGATGAATTACAAAACCTCATTAACGGTAGATTAGATAAAGCGTTTTTGATTGATAATGAGCAAAACAGAGAGTTGATATTAAAAATCCATGTTCCTGAGGGCGGGAGTAGAGAGCTTGTTATAAGCATTGGTAAATATAAGTATATAACTTTAACAAATTATGAGAGGGAAAAACCAAAACTTCCACCCTCTTTTGCCATGTTATTAAGAAAATATTTAAAAAATGCCAAATTAATAAAAATTGAGCAGGTAAATTTTGATAGAGTAGTTATTTTCCACTTTGAAACAAGAGATGGGATTTATAAATTGGTTGCTGAGCTGTTTGGGGATGGAAATATCATATTTTTAAATAATGAGGATACAATTATAGCTCCGCTTAGGGTTGAGAGATGGAGTACGAGAAATATAGTCCCTAAGGAAAAATACAAATTCCCTCCACAAAAGCCACTAAATCCATATAATTTAGAGTTTTCTATCGCCTATGAGGTTTTTAAAGATTATTTCTTGAATAATAAAGGGGTTGAATGCGTTAGATTAATATCAAGAGTCTTTGGTATTGGAGGACTTTACGCTGAAGAGATTTGTGAAAGAGCTGAAATAGACAAGAAAAAGAGAGATTTAAGTGAAGAAGAAATTAAAAAGCTCTTTGAAGCTTCTAAAAATCTATTTGATGAAATTTTTAACAATAGAAAGCCACAGATTGTTTTAAAGGATAATGAATACTTTGACGTTGTGCCTATTGATTTAAAAAAATACAAAGGTTTAGAGAAAAAGTACTATAACAGCTTTTTAGAGGCTGTTGATGACTACTTTGCCAAATTTTTAACAAAAGTTGTAGTTAAAAAAGAAAAATCAAAAATTGAGAAAGAAATTGAGAGACAAGAAAATATATTGAGAAGGCAGTTAGAGACATTGAAGAAGTATAAAGAAGATGCAGAGAAAAACCAAATTAAAGGGGATTTAATTTATGCAAACTATCAAATTGTTGAAGAATTGCTGAATGCTATAAGGCAGGCAAGAGAAAAAATGGATTGGGCAAGAATAAAAAAGATAATTAGAGAAAATAAAGAGCATCCAATTTTAGGATTGATTGAAAATATAAATGAAAATATTGGAGAGATAATTATTAGATTAAAATCTGAGGTTGATGATAAAGTTATAGAAGAAAGAGTTTCTTTAGATATAAGAAAAAATGCATTTGAAAATGCTGAAAGCTACTATGAAAAGGCTAAAAAGTTGAGAAATAAAATTGAAGGAATAGAAAATGCTATTGAGCTAACTAAAAAGAAGATAGAAGAGCTTAAAAAGAAAGGAGAGGAAGAGTTGAAAGAAAAAGAATCCATGCAGATGAAGAAAAAAATTAGGAAGGAAAGAAAGTGGTATGAGAAATTTAAATGGACTGTTATTAATGGATTCTTAGTTATTGCTGGAAAAGATGCAATAACAAACGAGATTATTATCAAAAAATATACTGATAAAGATGATATTGTATTCCACGCAGATATCCAAGGGGCTCCATTCACAGTTATAAAAACTCAAGGTAAAGAGGTTGATGAAGAGACATTGGAAGAGGTTGCTAAATTCTCCGTCTCTCATTCAAGGGCTTGGAAGCTTGGATATGGGGCTATAGATACCTACTGGGTTAAGCCAGAGCAGATATCAAAAACAGCTGAGAGTGGGGAATATTTAAAAAGAGGGGCATTTGTAATTAGAGGAGAGAGGCATTATTATAGAAATACACCTTTAGAATTAGGTGTTGGAGTTATTGAATACGATGGAGATGTAAAAATAACAACAGCACCTCCAAAAACTTTACAAAAGAGTTTTATTAAGTGGGTTTTATTAAAACCTTCAAATAAGGAGAAGGGAAAGGTTGTTAAAGAGTTAAAAGAGATATTTAAAGATTACGGAATTGATGATGAAGATATTTTGAGAGTTCTTCCTCCCGGGGGATGCGAAATAGTTAAAAAATAA
- a CDS encoding ligand-binding sensor domain-containing protein, giving the protein MEREEFLKYLRQGKYDKLAKLINSYSDILSFLDELFTSNKKDDVRRALLVLKRLDNEVIERYLYYILLNLNEKRIIAKEAEEILKKITNKESVEEAILEIAKKPLDEKIVYLFLQNMKEGNIFFRAILEHTKSKNMEESIKILLKNYNSEMILKILANKLYSSEKDERELTINILLNIVDSLTDEQKNILRGHLSVSLLGDEDKKLYRKFKQLFEKLDIPAELSDEQIKSLLKSHGKTTLNIILRENIKLPANFYNREFLKDFLYTGDEEKQFVGVKLISLKKDSKKKVDLLFRFLNYGYGKAKTAAIRELKKIAQNNNELKKYIENKTLMYAKKMNLGLKISSLRILKEFAKKEHLEFLINEHKRLKELVYKLEEEKFMGGFRHLLMMEEEIRKCNVAMRLIEEIVAEICLKNDIHYNDLKISEKLGYEFYRTMELIGVKNLNLIDIHEFLEDVKRDGELITYLSGIVINNNKIDDNLAKKILEVTEKAEMEDKDVLNANKIMIYASLNRVDKIGEIINMAEGYYSKLAFINGVKKFIDEKLLDEEKINLLIPKIAEMIYSTKKLRLMALEFFKNYPNELVLPILINEIGNYRGEDKLMIDVISNVIFKYPNNIHSIRELLNTDKRNSALKILLKVSEKRPELLEDFIYLLAGMYSSANEEDKKLIKKILKNITTEEQKLILKPIIGDL; this is encoded by the coding sequence ATGGAGAGGGAAGAGTTTTTAAAGTATTTAAGACAGGGGAAATATGATAAATTAGCTAAGTTAATTAATAGTTATTCAGATATTTTAAGTTTTTTAGATGAGTTATTTACATCTAACAAAAAAGATGATGTAAGAAGAGCATTGTTGGTTTTAAAAAGGTTAGATAACGAGGTAATTGAGAGATATCTATATTATATCCTCTTAAATTTAAATGAAAAAAGAATTATAGCCAAAGAGGCGGAAGAAATATTAAAGAAAATAACCAACAAAGAGAGTGTTGAAGAGGCAATACTTGAAATTGCAAAAAAACCTTTGGATGAAAAAATAGTTTATTTATTCCTACAAAATATGAAAGAAGGAAATATTTTCTTTAGAGCCATCCTTGAACATACAAAAAGTAAAAACATGGAAGAAAGTATAAAAATCTTATTAAAAAATTATAATTCAGAGATGATATTAAAAATCTTAGCTAATAAGTTATATTCCTCAGAAAAAGATGAGAGGGAACTTACAATAAATATATTGTTGAATATAGTTGATTCTTTAACTGACGAACAAAAAAATATCCTAAGGGGTCATTTAAGTGTCTCCTTATTGGGGGATGAAGATAAGAAGCTATATAGAAAATTTAAACAGCTATTTGAAAAATTGGATATTCCAGCTGAGTTATCAGATGAGCAAATAAAATCACTACTAAAATCTCATGGAAAAACTACCCTAAATATAATTTTAAGAGAAAATATCAAACTTCCTGCTAACTTTTACAATAGAGAGTTTTTAAAAGACTTTTTATATACTGGGGATGAAGAGAAGCAGTTTGTTGGAGTTAAATTAATATCATTAAAAAAAGATTCAAAAAAGAAGGTTGATTTATTATTTAGATTTTTAAATTATGGATATGGGAAAGCAAAAACCGCTGCCATAAGAGAACTTAAGAAGATAGCTCAAAATAATAATGAGTTAAAAAAATATATAGAAAATAAAACATTGATGTATGCAAAAAAGATGAATTTAGGATTAAAAATATCATCTCTAAGAATATTAAAAGAATTTGCAAAAAAAGAGCATTTAGAATTTTTAATTAATGAACATAAGCGATTGAAAGAGTTAGTTTATAAATTAGAAGAAGAGAAATTTATGGGAGGATTTAGACATTTGTTAATGATGGAAGAGGAAATAAGGAAATGCAATGTTGCCATGAGATTGATAGAGGAGATTGTAGCAGAGATTTGTTTAAAAAATGATATCCATTATAATGATTTAAAGATATCTGAAAAACTTGGTTATGAATTTTATAGAACAATGGAATTAATAGGGGTTAAAAATCTAAACCTAATAGATATTCATGAGTTTTTAGAAGATGTTAAAAGAGATGGAGAACTTATAACTTATTTGTCTGGGATTGTGATTAACAACAATAAAATAGATGATAATTTAGCTAAGAAAATTTTGGAGGTAACTGAAAAGGCAGAGATGGAAGATAAAGATGTATTAAATGCAAACAAAATTATGATTTATGCATCTTTAAATAGAGTTGATAAGATTGGAGAGATTATAAATATGGCGGAAGGTTATTATTCAAAATTAGCTTTTATCAATGGGGTTAAAAAGTTTATTGATGAGAAATTGTTAGATGAAGAAAAAATAAATTTATTAATTCCAAAGATTGCTGAAATGATATACTCAACAAAGAAATTAAGACTAATGGCTTTGGAATTTTTTAAAAACTACCCAAATGAGCTTGTTCTTCCAATATTGATTAATGAAATTGGTAATTATAGGGGAGAGGATAAATTAATGATAGATGTTATATCAAACGTTATATTTAAATATCCGAATAACATACATAGTATTAGGGAGTTGTTGAATACAGATAAGAGAAACTCTGCTTTAAAAATACTGCTTAAAGTTAGTGAGAAAAGACCAGAGCTTTTAGAAGATTTTATATATTTGCTTGCTGGAATGTATAGTTCTGCAAATGAAGAGGATAAAAAGCTAATAAAGAAGATTTTGAAAAATATTACTACTGAAGAACAAAAATTAATCTTAAAACCGATAATTGGGGATTTATAA